The proteins below are encoded in one region of Coffea arabica cultivar ET-39 chromosome 4c, Coffea Arabica ET-39 HiFi, whole genome shotgun sequence:
- the LOC113739163 gene encoding uncharacterized protein encodes MALEMEIKDLIVFSDSDLLVHQTLKEWITRDSKILPYHCNLLDLANKFRSLEFMHIPRARNVFADALATLSSMIQHPDELVIEPIQIQLQEKPAYCLVMKKSSNGRPWYNDIKEFLKIGSYPPGTDMTAKRLLRRLSSKFFLNGEVVYKRTPNLGFLRCVDEDEADYLMKEVHSGVCGSHMS; translated from the coding sequence ATGGCATTGGAGATGGAGATCAAGGATTTAATAGTGTTTAGTGATTCCGATCTACTCGTACATCAAACGCTTAAAGAATGGATAACTCGAGATTCAAAGATTTTGCCATATCATTGCAATTTACTGGATTTGGCAAATAAATTTAGAAGTTTGGAGTTCATGCATATTCCACGTGCGCGAAATGTTTttgctgatgctttggccactttATCTTCAATGATTCAACATCCAGATGAGTTGGTGATTGAGCCTATCCAGATTCAATTACAAGAAAAACCTGCATATTGTCTGGTTATGAAAAAATCTTCTAATGGCCGTCCCTGGTACAACGATATtaaggaatttctcaaaattgggTCTTATCCTCCAGGTACTGATATGACTGCTAAACGTTTGTTACGTAGGTTATCATCCaagtttttcttaaatggagagGTGGTATACAAAAGGACGCCAAACTTAGGCTTTCTAAGATGcgttgatgaagatgaagcagattatttgatgaaagaagtgcacagTGGTGTATGTGGATCACATATGAGTTGA